CGCCCAATAGACAATATCCTCGACGCCAAGAAGGAAGAGGAGCGGCGTGGCTTTGATCAGCACCATCCACAGGTTGCTGAGGCCGGGCAGGGCGTAGACCCACATCTGTGGCACGAGGATGCGGCGAAAGATCTGGCGGCGGGTCATTCCGTAGGCCTCAGCCGTCTCAAGCTGTCCGCGCGGGACGGCGCGCATGGCCCCGTAAAGCACGTTTGCGGCGAACGCGCCGAACACGATGGCGAAGGTCAGCACGGCAATCATGAAACCATATGCCTCGTGCACCCATTGTGGCGCGTTGGACAGCGGAAGCTTGGCCGCCGAGCAGACGACGAAATCATTGCCTTGCCGGATGGCATCGGGCCAATCGGGGCACAGCGTCTGATGGCGCAGCCACTCAAATCCCTGATCAAGGGCAATGACGAAAAAGAGGAAAAACGCGATATCCGGCACACCGCGCACGATGGCGATATAAGCTTTGCCAAACCAGCTCAGCGGCACGATCCGCGAGCGGGCGGCCATGGCACCACCAAAACCGAACGCGAGCGCCGTAGGCGCTGTGATCGCCAGCAGCAAGAGCACCGTCCCGAAGCTGACATAGAAGCCCATATGCTTGCCCGTGGTGAGGTAGCAAGCGAACCACTGAAACGTGCCCAGCGTGTCGGGATCTGTGCAAAAGCTGAAGATAGTGCGGCCTCATGATGGGGCAGGGAATTTTGAGTATTTTTGCTAAGAAGAAGGGGGGCCGATTGTGTGGCCCCCCTGCGCAGAGTGGGTTACTCGAAGGTCGAGGAGACTTCCCAGCGGATGATCATCTCGTTGAGCGAGCCGTCATCCTTCATGGATTGGATCGCCGCGTCGAATTTGTCGCGCAGCTCATTATCCGACTCGCGGATACCCATGCCGACACCGCCGCCCAGAGGCACGTCTTCGCCGACGAACATCAGGTCTGCGTCATCCTCGGCAATCGGTACAAGGAAGGATTTGTCGGCCAGAACCGCATCCGCTTCGCCGTTTTTCACCGCAGCGACGGTTTCTTCGGGCGTTGCGAATTCGACCAGCGTGGCCGCTGTGGAGGCGATGTAGCCCGCTTGGATCGTGCCTGTTTGGGCTGCGATCACGCCATTTGCAAGGTCTGCGCCTGCGTCCATTCCGATGAAGGCGGAAGGGTCGGGTGGCGTGTAGTTTTGCGTGAAATCAATGACTTCATCACGCTCGTCCGTGATGGACATGCCTGCGATGATCACGTCATAATTGCCGGAAACGAGGTTGGGGATGATGCTGTCCCATTCGTTGGTGACCCATTCGCAGGTCAGCTCGGCGCGGGCGCAAAGTTCGTCGCCAAGCTCGCGCTCGAACCCGTCGACTTCGCCGGCATCATTGATGAAGTTCCATGGAGGGTAGGCGCCCTCGGTGCCGAGGCGGACGACGTCCTGGGCCATGGCGAGGTTGGCCGTGAGGGCCAGCGCCGCGGAGGTGATAAGCAGCTTTTTCATTTGAGTAGTCTCCCTTTGAGTGTTTGGTAGGGGTGGGTCAGTCGGCCAGTGTC
The nucleotide sequence above comes from Roseovarius carneus. Encoded proteins:
- a CDS encoding ABC transporter permease — translated: MFSFCTDPDTLGTFQWFACYLTTGKHMGFYVSFGTVLLLLAITAPTALAFGFGGAMAARSRIVPLSWFGKAYIAIVRGVPDIAFFLFFVIALDQGFEWLRHQTLCPDWPDAIRQGNDFVVCSAAKLPLSNAPQWVHEAYGFMIAVLTFAIVFGAFAANVLYGAMRAVPRGQLETAEAYGMTRRQIFRRILVPQMWVYALPGLSNLWMVLIKATPLLFLLGVEDIVYWARELGGTANARFTDYPHGDWRVWYFLALLVFYLAFTRVSEVVLDRLMARLTHGQATTGGEAQRRADA
- a CDS encoding transporter substrate-binding domain-containing protein encodes the protein MKKLLITSAALALTANLAMAQDVVRLGTEGAYPPWNFINDAGEVDGFERELGDELCARAELTCEWVTNEWDSIIPNLVSGNYDVIIAGMSITDERDEVIDFTQNYTPPDPSAFIGMDAGADLANGVIAAQTGTIQAGYIASTAATLVEFATPEETVAAVKNGEADAVLADKSFLVPIAEDDADLMFVGEDVPLGGGVGMGIRESDNELRDKFDAAIQSMKDDGSLNEMIIRWEVSSTFE